A region from the Campylobacter blaseri genome encodes:
- a CDS encoding DUF411 domain-containing protein → MKKIILSSLMLAGILQAQVMEVYKSPDCGCCSQWEKVMNKNGFETKEILEDNIISVKEKFKVPLELSSCHTAIIDGYVVEGHVPAQEIKILLKNRPKDVIGISAPGMPLESPGMEQGSFPETYNIVAFKTDGSSEIIATYIGSKKINYFVRKLK, encoded by the coding sequence GTGAAAAAAATTATTTTATCAAGTTTAATGTTGGCAGGTATTTTACAAGCCCAAGTTATGGAAGTATATAAATCCCCTGATTGTGGATGTTGCTCACAATGGGAAAAGGTTATGAACAAAAACGGCTTTGAAACTAAAGAAATTTTGGAAGATAATATAATATCAGTAAAAGAAAAATTTAAAGTTCCACTAGAACTATCTTCTTGCCATACTGCTATAATTGATGGCTATGTTGTAGAAGGACATGTTCCAGCACAAGAGATTAAAATTTTACTTAAAAACAGACCAAAAGATGTTATAGGCATAAGTGCACCAGGAATGCCTCTTGAAAGCCCTGGTATGGAGCAAGGAAGCTTTCCAGAGACTTATAATATTGTAGCTTTTAAAACTGATGGCTCTAGCGAAATTATAGCTACATACATTGGTAGTAAAAAGATAAATTATTTTGTACGTAAGCTAAAATAA